The proteins below are encoded in one region of Alosa sapidissima isolate fAloSap1 chromosome 24, fAloSap1.pri, whole genome shotgun sequence:
- the dlx4b gene encoding homeobox protein Dlx4b, with protein MMSMSFMPDSFNAPDPSKSAFLEFGHGLPTHQAQHSPGLSHNIYPVHGLQPGGHLQHDAPFQSAAYSYGRSLGYAYPGSVSSHTPNAYVPYQHSNQNSTLTHAKVEEPERLDKSTVIENGEIRLNGKGKKIRKPRTIYSSLQLQALHQRFQQTQYLALPERADLAAKLGLTQTQVKIWFQNKRSKYKKIMKHGSIGHEGEHLHTTPSLSPCSPGLPQLWEVSMGNKTAPMHPGAYMNNFAHWYPSPSHHHHSENVNRPPMM; from the exons ATGATGTCTATGAGCTTCATGCCTGATAGTTTCAATGCGCCAGATCCGTCCAAGTCAGCGTTTTTAGAGTTTGGTCACGGACTCCCCACGCACCAGGCGCAGCACTCGCCCGGACTATCGCACAATATTTATCCTGTTCACGGGTTGCAGCCAGGCGGACACCTGCAGCACGATGCTCCTTTCCAATCTGCCGCCTACTCTTATGGTCGATCACTGGGTTACGCTTATCCCGGCTCGGTGAGCTCGCACACCCCGAATGCGTACGTGCCATATCAGCACAGCAACCAAAACAGCACATTGACCCATGCGAAAGTGGAAGAGCCCG AGCGCCTCGACAAGTCGACGGTCATTGAAAACGGGGAGATTCGGCTGAACGGGAAAGGGAAGAAGATTCGCAAGCCGCGGACAATTTACTCGAGCCTCCAGCTCCAGGCGCTGCACCAGCGCTTCCAACAGACCCAGTATCTCGCGCTGCCCGAGCGCGCTGACCTCGCGGCCAAATTAGGGCTCACGCAGACGCAG GTGAAAATATGGTTTCAAAACAAGCGTTCAAAGTACAAGAAAATCATGAAGCACGGTTCCATTGGACACGAGGGAGAGCACCTGCACACCACGCCGTCACTGTCTCCGTGCTCACCGGGATTACCCCAACTCTGGGAGGTGTCCATGGGCAATAAAACGGCACCTATGCACCCGGGTGCCTACATGaacaattttgcacactggtACCCCTCGCcgtctcatcatcatcattcggAGAACGTGAACAGACCACCGATGATGTGA